TACTGCAATCAACTGTGCTTCACCCCAGGCAGGTGTGGAGCAGCTGGAAACGACTTTCATCCCTCCCCCCTGCAATGACAGCCCACTGCCACACTGCCTGAGTGCAAAACGATGCCTTTGCTCTGTTCCAAGACCCCAGCAAACCAAGGAAGTACCTTccctttattatttttgcatatgCATCCTCCAGAGATGCAAGGCCAGGGAGCTGTGAAGCCTGGTTCTCAGGTTCGCAGTGCTCCCACTCTTCCTgtacccacagctctgcctgctcagCCCCTCTTCACGTTGAAGGGTGAGGAAGAACTCGGGGTGCCCCATCCCAAAGAGCAGCACAAGAGCAGCCTTTGGCCTCCCTGCTgtgggggggctgcaggggctgcatTCCTATACATGGCTTCAGGACCCGGTGTTGCAGGGTGCTCCTGCTGCCCGCTGAGTGACACAGGCACAGATTCAGCACCACAGAGAACACGTTCTCTATTCACAAGCAAGCCCCCAGCTCTGTCCTGCATCCAGGCTTGCACAGAATGGGTGAGACACCAGAGTCTGGACGGCATCAAGGCAAggagatgggaatgggatggagCCAGCGGGGAGAAACAGTCCTGGCCCCCGTGCTGCTCCTCTTCAGTTCCGTTTTCTGTCTTTGCTCTGGTTCTGAAACTTCTGGTGCACAACACGAAGGGTGGTGAAGAAGTTCCCCAGGAAGAGGATGAAGAAGGGGAGGCCGCACATGAGAACCTGGGGGAGCCACGGAGCTGTGAGGCAGCAGGGATGGACACCCCTCCCCACGCAGCCGCCCGTGAGCCACCCCTACCTGCCACTCCTTGCActctgggtgctgcagcatCCGGAAAAGGGTGACAGCATTGTAGAGCTGCCAGAACTGCAGGAGAAAGGAGACTTAGGGATTGTCCAAGGCTCGCCCTTACGCTGATGCTCAGCTGGCTGCTCCCTCACATGAGGCCAGGCTGCCTCTGCGCAGCCATGAAACCCCACATGGGCTTGGAGTGAGCATCAGCCTAAATGGTGGAAATGGGCCTTCCATAGCAGCTCAAGAGCTGAACTTCAGAGGGGCTTGAGAAGGGTTGTCAGAGCCCCTCTGCTGTATTTACACAGCGCTCAAGCACTTGGCAGCACTACCAGCTCCACATCTCACTAGCCAAGTCACAGAGGTGGGTGCTCtgggggaagaagaggaggctcagccTCTGGCacctgtgctgtgtgtctgcagcagcccaggctgcggGGCACAGTGAGGAATGGTGTGGCTCAGTCCCACCCCAGGCCTCCCATGTGTCCCCGGGAGGGTTGGTGCACTCACCTGTccaaagaagaggaaaggaagcaggaaggTGAGGCCTCTCCACATCCAGGACTGGAAGCCCTCTGCAAAGGATGAAGGTTTGCTGAGAACGTGCTCACAGGGCCAGGATGGAGCAGAGCTCCAAAGGCCAGGCCAGGGCAGTTCAGTGGCCATCCCGTGCCTGGCTGAGGCCCTGCAGGGCACTACAGGGGCAGGGAGTGTGGGAGGACCGTGGCAGGTTTCCTATCCCTGGGGTCTAGAGTGGgtaggagggaaggaggaaggtgCTCCCGAGGGGCTGCCCTCAgccagagctgggctgcagaggCTGCACTGGAGGGATGCTGGTTATGTTTGTGGCATCTTTTCTGACGCCAGCACTCATAAACCACGGTCTGATCTTGGAACAAAAATAACTACCACCATTGCTTCTAACAGGAACACAGCACCCGCTGAGCCTAGCACCGGCCTGGCCCTGGGAGGGGGGTTGCTCTCAGGAGCAGAGGTGAGAGCATGTCCAGCTGTCCAGGACAACCTCAGGGAAGATCCTGGCTTACCCACAGTGAGGTCCATGTTGTGCCTCTCGCCCAGCGCTCGGAGCCGGTACAAGCACCCGCTCTGGTAGTAGTATTGGAGGAACTGCACGAAGCCTGCAAAGAGAGTGGATGAGGGCAGGAGGCACCAGCCTGCGGGCTCAGCACCAACTCAGCTTCGAGTTGCCTGTGCACAGAGCTTTTCCTGGCCCCTGGGAGGCAGAAGGCAGGAGAAGAGCTAAGGGAAAACCCCAGTGGGCTGAGTATCCAGTCAGTTCTCcgctgcagagctgggcagcacagcacgCCTGGCCACTGCAGGAAGGTCCTGGCCCAGCAGGCATGGCAGCACTTACTTTGGTACATGGAGAAGGAGAGGAACTGGTTCCTGAACATCTGGTACATGAGCCCATCTGGCCTGCGGAGAGAGGACACTGATAGGGGTGTGTGGGAGGGAGGAGATGCTGCCAAccctgcctgccccacagctgagGTCACAgcgctgctgccagctcccagcagaaCAGGGGGACCACAGCACAGACCCTCAGTGTTGGCGTCTCACAGAACACTATCTGCCCAGCTTGGGAAGCCAGGAAGTAGGAGGCTGGCAGGACAAGGGTCAGGAAAACACTGCACAGCCCTTGGACAAGAATTGCAACACTGGGAACAGTGTTACCCAACAGAGACccgggctgtgctgcctgcctcGCTGAGGTGCTGGTGGCTGCTTTGGTTTGGGGTGCTTGGGCCTGCTGAGGAATGCACGGAGCTGATGATTATAGCATAATGCTCATGGGGAGGAATACAGCTGTGGGTTAGGGCACAGAGAGCAAAGGCCCCGTCAGCCAGGCTGGCACGGCACAGGCAGGCCAGGTCCTGAGGATGCAGACTTACCAAGTCAGCATGACGCCTGAGAGGAACGTGGAGATGTGGTGATGGAAAACCCACCAGCCCTTGATTCTGGAAGACAGACACAGGCAAGGGGTCAGGAATTGGGATCCAAATGCACCCTAGGAAAGCAGAGCCAGCCAAGTGCCAGCCACCTGGTAGCTCCCAGTGCAAGGCAAGAGCAGAGATGGTTACGAAAGGGACGTGCATGGAGCAGGACCCAGCGCCTCCGGCCCAGGTGGTACCCAGGGCACCGCACCTTCCACACCACCTCCACACAGTGAGTTCACCCagccctccctccccagcagctgcctcaAAACCACAGCTAATTACTGTATGGGGGCTAATTACCAAGGTTTGTTACACGCCCTGAGTAGGAGGTGTCAGCTGCATCCCCgggaagcacagagctgtgcgATGGGTGCACAATCTCTCAGCCCACAGAGCGAGAACTAATTGCCTACACCGAAACATGAGAGACTCACTTGGATCCGTTGTTGATCAGGATGCTCTCCCGGATGGTCAGCGTGCAGTAGTACCACACCAGGAGGAAGTTAAAGGCAGAATCTGTCACCCTGGCAAACAAAGCAGGGTGAAAAGACAGCAGGGAGaccacatccctgcagcatGCTCATCCTTGGGAGGCCACTGTGTCCCCAGAGCAGGGGAGAGCTACAAGGTTGGGGCAGTCAATCCCTCTGTTGGGACCTCCTGTTCAGCTCCATTTTTTGAGCTTTAGTGTTGCTCTGGGCTCTTCAGGACCAGAGATGGATACAGGGGCTCTGGGAGGACAACTCTGCCCAGAACCCCAGGCAGACTCACCTGGAGTTTAGAAGGAACCGACAGGAGAAAGACACAATGAGCAAAATGATGGTGAGGTAGAGCTTGAACTTCTCGTACTCGTCTTTATAAGCAAACCTGCAGGGGTGTACAAGAACAGGCTTAGAGCAAGGTGGCTGCTGGCAGGCTGCATCCTCCCCTCCCACCTGGCTGGACAAAAGGGATGCCCTTCTGGGAGCCTCTTGCAAGAGCTAATGAAATCCTTGTCCCCCAAACACTTGTGAGAGGAGGGCAAACCACAGGGCAGCATTGCATCATTCCACAGCCACGCCAGCTGGGGAGGTGGCCCAGGGCACTCAGGAAGCTGAGCAGATCAGCACTGGTGCATTTCATGGAGAGCCCATGGAACAAGACAGCAGGGTCTGGGGCTCACTGCTCAGCACTTCTCACTGAGTGTCCCAGCATGGGGGCTGTCGGCACTGGCTGCCATAGCCAAGGCTTCCCCACAGCTGGGTCCCTCCTGAAGTCCCTAACACAGGGGATACTCAGGCACAGCTTTGGTGGTGGGTCCCATTTAACTCATTACAGCCAGCGGTTCGTCCCAGCCTGGTCACAGGAGCTAAGCAGGGACTGAGGGCTGCTTCCAGGAAAGGGAGAACTGGACAGACCTGGCAAGGAATCTGCACCAGGTGGGTCAAGCCAGCCACATGCCTGAAAGCACCACGCTCACAGGCTGCAGATCTATAACCCCTCGCTGACAAGGGAACCCCAAGCCTCCCCACGCACACGACAGCGGCGCTGCAGGGCCGTACTTAGCCTGCTTGCTGAGCAGCGTGACGTTCACGTTCCCAAGCACCAGACTCAGGTACAACCTGGGGAGAGAGCAGAGGTGTTCAGGTGGGAGCCTGCACAAAGCTGCCCGTGTTGCGGGCCAGGCACAGCTATCACCTTTCCCACCACGTCCCGTGCTGCTGACGGGCACCACATCCCCTGCCCAGCCATTTTCCACCCAGAGCTGCTCAAGGGCAGCAGGAGGACGCAGAGAGttgggctggctgctgcccaggcACCTGCAGGTGACCACAGGGCTGTGCCTAGTGGTGGTGCAGCTGCTGGGACCCGGTGCAGCATGTCATAAGGTTTCACCCAGGAGGATCCTGGCGCCTACAgaccccagctgtgctgcctgctcctggCAAAGAGACCGTCCTCAAGCAAACATGGGGCACCTCTCACCCGTTCTTCTTTGGCAGGTAGGCCTCCATCTCGAAGAAAACATTCTGTCTCTCTTTGATCAGGCTCTGGATCTCTTGGATGGACTCTCGCTGTTCGGGACTCACGTgggtcttgcatctggggaggaagaGCAGGCACTGGCATCAGGATCGGCTCCGTCACAGCACAAGCGCGTGCTGGCACTTGATACGGTGCTGTGCCTGGGACAAGGGCACCCCAAGGACAGCAATAGCAAACTGGAGGCGAGTTCCATCTGCGGGGCAGGCAGAGGAGCTGCCGGAGGGAAGGGAGTGGGAGGGAAAGCACAGGGAGGACGGGCAGCTCAGTCCCATCACCAGGAAACACAGGCAAGACTTCGAAAGCAcaatttggaaagcaaagctgagGAAGATGTGCCAGGGTACACCCAGACCTCAGCAGCCTTTTGCTAACATCTGTGCCGCCCTGAGCCGGGTCTGACAGCGCTGTCCTGGCAGCTCTTCCCTCCCAGCACCCCAACTTACTTCTTGAGGGACAGGGACAGTTCCTTCAGCCGCTTCTTCTGCCGTGTGATGCAGCTGGAGATCCCATCCTGCAGCTTGGtcagctcctccagcttctGCTTGTACAGCCTGTGGTTATCCTGCGAATgagagcagtgtgtgctgcaggtACACATtccagcagtgcacagagccCTCAGTGCATGCCTGTCCCACAAGAACACCCCCAGAACCACAGTGCTCTGAGCCCAGTGAGgaactgcagcaaaacagaatggcaacagcctctgtgctgctgcttggaaaTATCTTTAAGTAGAAAACCAGGAGTGCAGTGCGTGGAAATGATGCAGCTGCATCTGTAACTTCAATGCACATCAGGGTGGGGAACAGAGCAGCAGTCAGACAACGCAGTGGGCAGCCAGGTGTGTTTGGGGAGCCCATCCCCAGCTCTGAGTGCGTTACCCACTGTAAAGGATGAGTTCTGCATGGCAcatccagcagcaggctgggtgCTCGGCTGCCTCGTCTCAGGGCTGTGGAACCCACAGCTTTGCTCTCCAGTTGTGACACCATGAAAGAGCCACACACTGCTGGACTGGGGTACAGTCGGGGGCTGAACCCAGAGGGGGTTTTGCTGCTGGCCCCGCGTGGGACcggagagcagagctctgtgcctgctgcccacagctcaCCCTGGGGGATGCCGCTGGCCCCGCTTGCTGCCGTAACCCAACCGCACCTGGGTGACACCAGATGCCATTCTTCTGCTATATttagaagggaaaggagagacCGTGCTGTGTCAATATTCCTTCTGGTCCTGTCAGCTGAAAAACAACCTCACCTCGACCACAGGCAGCCCCAGAGCCACCAAGGAACAAAGCGCTGCTTGCAACAACCCTTGGACTAGACCTTGGTGCGCGCTCCTTTCAGCCTCCGCAGTTCTTATCGGGGACTTTATCAGCAGATGTCAAAGCCTTTCCCAAAGGAGAAAGGTGAAAGCAGAcacagaggagggagaaaacaCGGTCTCCCTCAGGTGTCCAGCAGTGAGGTGGGGACAAACCCAGATCACCCACAGTGACTAACGCCCCGACGTCGGGCGGGATGCCCCCATTCAGCAAACCCTTCCCTGCTCGCAGAGGAGCCCCTGTCGCTCAGGGGTCGGCCACGAGAGAGCCGGCTTTGGGCCAAGCGCTCCGTCGGAGCTCCTTGCGTCCCAGCCCGGGGATTTCGGGATGCACAGACCGGCCCCTATGGAGCAAGAGCGCGTTTCTCAGAGCCGCCCTTGCCCCAGAtctgggcacagctgtgctgaatcCGCAACAGCATCCGCTTCGCCCCATCCCGCGGGGGTGGAGAGGCAGAGGGAAGAGCTGTGAGCGGAGCCGGTCAGCCGAGCTTTCCCTCGGGTGACCCCGGCCGCGCCGATGCCTGCCCACTCACTCGCGGGGATTACACGGCGCACCCCGGCCCGCTCCTGCggggacggacggacggacggaggGCGGGCGGCTGGTCCGGCTCAGCGTGCCTCCCCCCCCCCTGTGACCGGCAGCATCCTCCCGCCCCGCTCGGGCTGCTCTCCGCGCCAACAGACCCGCAGCTTCCCCACGCCACGGCCGCCCaacagccccgcagccccgcgaTTTGCGGCCGGGCACCGAGCCCTGAGCAGCTCCCCCTCGCGCAGCCCCCGGCCCCGGTACCTGGATGCGCTGGAAGCcgtcctgcagctcctcccacTCCCGCAGGCATTCGGCGACCGAAGCCATGGCGGTGGCGgcgggagggaaggaaggagggacgGACGGAGGAGGCGGCGAACGGCCCCGGCACTGCGCTGCTGCTTCCGGGCACGCCTCCCGCGAGGCGGACCGGGGGGCGGCTCCTgccgtgccgagccgtgccgTGCCACCCCATGCTGTGCCGTGCCACCCCATGCTGTGCCATGACTTCCCATGCTGTACAATGACtctccatgctgtgccatgccggCCCTGCACCGCTCAAGGACGGGATGGAGGGATGGTGGGCATCCTGGGCTTGGAGGGGTTTCGGTGCTTCCAACCTAAACACGCAGTGATAGATTTTGTTCAAgggtgtttttctgttttgttttgtgctatCAGCACAAGGAATTTGtagtgctgcagggctgagggtGGTACGGACTTGAGTTTGGGGTTTCAAATTCATGTGCTGGGCAAAGTGAGGTTATTGGGTGAGCAAAAGCACGCCTGAAAATGGGGAAATGCGGTGTGTCCCTGGGCTGCAAGTCCACACTCTACATCTGCCATCAAGGCCATGGATCAGTGAACTTTTTCagtaggacaagagggaatggcctcaggttgcaccaggggacgttcaggttggatatgaggaacaATTTCCTCTCCAAAgagcggtgctgcagtggcacagctgcatggGGAGGgggttccccatccctggaggtgttccagagctgtggggatgtggcactgtggggcagtgctggtgggaggTGGACGTTGGACTGATATATTAAAGGTCTATTTCCAATCTTAGTGATTCTACAAATCTCTTCAGAGAGAACCCCAACAGCCTCCATAGCTGGGGTAGAGAGAATGCCCAGTAATGTGGCCACAAGCCCCCTAACTTACAGGAGAGGTAAGCTGTGCAGTGGGCCATACCCTGCAGGTCTTGCTCTCCCCAGGCCCACATCCTTACCAGCATCCCCAACAGCTCCAAATATGGACTCCATTTATTAAAGCTGAAGATAAAAACAACTCCATTATATAACAGCAATGTCAACAGAGTTGAGTTCACTTTCTACCTACAGAGGAGGCAGTGGGGCAGACAAAGAACCATCCTTTCCCGTGCTCAGTAATTGGGTTCAGAGACATCAGTGATGGTGGTCCCATAGATTTGAGCCTCCCAGTCTGAAAGCTGTTTCACAAAGCCCCGGTGTGGTCTCAcgtttgttttgcatttcagaacGTGGTCCCAAGCTTTCTGAAAAGAGCAATCAAAGAAATGTTAGAAATAGGAGCTGAAAATGAATGTCTTGTACTTATaccaagcagctctgcttgtgAACAAAACAGCTTTGTGTTTGCTCCCTGGGATGGACTTTGGCAGGCAAGTCTCTGGCTGCCAAACTATGGACAGATGGGATCCAGATGTGAACTTGTGAGAAGCCTTTCATCTTTTCATCCTGCTTTCCTGAGCACGAGGACAGCTCAGCCTTCTCTCGTTAGCTGGCACGTATCCTGCATCATTTGACACCAGTGGAGAAATGCAGGCCTGGATTTTCTCCTCCAAACAGCTAATTCTTTCACAGATGATAAGCAGAACAGCAATGTACCAGCTATTTGCACACAAGGGACAAAGGTTATCATCTTTCTGAACTACTGCGGTGTTCGTGTGGCAGATGTTGATGTGGCAGAGCAGCTGTTAAACTCCAGTTATCCCACCATGTTAATTACAGCCATCTTAATGATCTGCTAGGCCCATGGAATCAGCTAGGGATTCTGCTACACGCAGGGCAACTCCACCAGCGTTACACTGCTTTGCCCTTGCATTTCCCCAGTAGGGCTCATCTTCCTGCTTCTGAAAGTCCCCCAGCAATCAGAGCATTGCACAAGCACAATGAGACCAAAGGTTACAAGATAGCGTTCCatggatttgtttttctcatctcaGCAATTCTGCAGGCTCTGATCTTCCAGTATTTACTCCTCTGTGCCCGTGTTCTGCATGTCTGTGCTTCCCCTGAACTCCACAGATGTATCAATTGCTAACAATAAGGGGGCACACACCCCAAATCTGTGTTTCTCATGAGATATCTCTGCCTTGGGACACTGTTGGATGTGTTAGCCTAGATTGGGTGAAGAATCATAAAGGAATCTGTTATACTGCCTTTACCTGTAAGAAACAAACCAGTCTGACAGGGCAATCCTGCAGGAAAGCTCGGCCCAGGCCAGCTGCAGGAGACCACTGCACCTTGCAAAGTGCTGGGACCAACCTGCTAGTACTGAGAGAACCTGCAAGGATCAGCCTTTGactttcacactgctgctgcaaatGCCTCTGGTAACTCAGCGTGCAGGAGAAAATAGCAAGAGAACAGTTATCAGTGAGCTGGAGCAATCACACCCAGCATTACTGGCAAAGACCAAGCAGTGTCTGCTGCCCGGCTGGCACACTCAGCCTGGAATTACACTTTGGCACACACTGGTGGTAAGAGATTTCCTCTTATGTTGCAAATGTTTGCACAGAATCAATTAAATGATGAGATACAGGCCCAGCTTCAGTGAGGTGTGAGTCAGTCCTTTCCAGCTTCCAAAGGAGGTCACACAAAGGAGGACGAGATTTTTAAGGAGAAACCTTTTGGTTTTCATAGGGAAGAAGTCTGGTCTGTGCCAAGCAGGCACCACAAGCCACTGcctacagcagcactgtgcccacgTGTTGcatgcaaagggaaaaatgggCTGGCTTTTGGGGAGAGGCCACCAGTCTTTCCACACCTCTGGGTCATTTTCAGCcttcctttgttatttttcttatgttattcagagcactggaacaagatGTACTGTTCTTCTAACCTGTACGTCCCTTGTGGGCTAGTATTATCCTGCTCCAGATTTCTTTATAGCAATGTCTGTGGGAGGGATTGCTTCTTAGGAAATAAAATGGTTTCAGACAAAGTGGGTGCTGATGAGCACAGTGGTAAATCAGAGCTCTGCAAACACTGGGGCATGAATTGCCCTGTAACCCCTGGTATTAGGAGATGGGATTAACTTCATAGCTTCCAGATACTCTTTATCTCAGAGCGGGAGAGCTATGATCTGTAaccactgctttgttttcacagcCCTGTGGGGCTGGATTTCCCTATTAAGCAGGGAAATACAGGAACATCACAGGTGCCAGCTAAGGACTCACAAATCCAAAATCACACCTATGCCACCTCCGTAATGGCATCAGGAAGATCCAACAGATGTAAGAGAATCTCTTACACTATCAGGTGGGCAGTCTGCACGAATACACGGATGAGTTCTTTCTCATTACTGCAGTAATGAGGCTTCAGGAGCAGAAATAAACTGCAGGTTCAGCCAGTATCTGTGGGAAGGATGACAGTGATGTACCTTCAGGGAAAACTGGAAGGAATGCATAAGATAGGCCATGGTTACTGTGCTGCTCCGGCTTATCCCCAGGCTAGAGAACACCAGCACTGCTCCGAGATCCAGCTGGGTGTCTGCATAAAGAAACACCAATCACAAATTAGTGATCTGGGAAATCAAATTTCCAATCGTACAGCAGAGCTCTAATTCAGTGAAAACTGGCAGGCTGCTAGCCTGAGAGACAGGAACCATCATTAACCCTGATAGGAACAGATGTGCACTGCCAGCTCTTGTTTCTTTAAGCATCTGCCTTTCTTAAAACCCCACTGAGTTAAGAAGGAGCTTTGAGCACCAGAACCAAATGACAACGACCAGTCGGTGCTTCATGACAGATCAGTGTCAACTTCATGTCAGATAACTGCACGAAAAGTGGCCTGCCATCACCCATCAGCTGTGGTCGGCATCACATCAGCAACTCAAACTCTTCCAGATAGGTTTAAAGATGACAAAATTTCTGTTGAATGCAAACCTAACTGTTCTGCACTCAAGCTGGAGGAATCAGCTCTCAAACTGATGGACTCAGGCTGCAAATCCTTTACCCCTTGCTCTCTACacctgcctgaaaggaggttgtggtgaggtgggagtcagcctcttctcccaggtaacagcaataggaccATACTTCCTTCCCTCTCCAGAATAGACAGCACGATGTGTTTTTGGAATATCAGCAAGTGCACTGTAGAATTTGTAGGGCAAAGCTGTTTCTACTGTTGTCAAGaagctgttgggtttttttcaagCACTAAAACACAGTTTCCTCTCTAGGTAAGGCCCAGGAGCAGAAATGCCTCAGTCCAACAGACTCCAAGCATGAGAATACCCACACCCCTCTCTCAGGGTTTGTGGAGAGCTTTAGTGTTCACCCATAACCGTTCCACTTACAGTAATCTACTCAAAACTTATCAAATAAACAGTATGCACAGTATCCACAGCTAACAAACTCTAAGAGTCTGTGTTGGAAGCTTCCACATACTGATGTAAGAAAGAGacttctgaaatactgctgCCAAAAGAAAACTTGAGGCATAATGAAGGATATGCAAGTGGAGATCAACATTCAGGTTTCAATGTCATACAAGTCATGAAATTCAGGTTAGGACAAGAGATTATATCCAAATTATATCCACACCTATCATTTCCTTGTCTCTTTGTGTCCAGTTGTTACCACTTATTTTGTATTTGGATTATACTGTCTGAAGGAACAGACTGATCTGCTTCTGGGTCTGCATGACCGAGTGGAGCAGGGCTTTGGTCTGTGGCAGATGCTGTTTTGTAAGTGTGATAGGAGATGAAGGTGCTGTTGAACACCATCATAGGATAAGGCTGCAGGAACTGTGTCTGCCGTGCTGTTGCAGGTGCTGAGCTGGTACATTTTTCTTGCCCTCTCTGATACAATGACCTGAAGGCAGGTTTATGCTGTCCAAACTTCAAATTGCCCTAGGCTTTATGGTGAGTCAATCCCACCAGTCCCAAGGATTCAGAGCATTTTGCAGTAAGTTCTCCCATGTGTGTCACACTCCTGTTCAGCTAAAACTTTGGTGGTTGAAGATTTGGGCTGGTAAGAATCAGAgggctgtatttaaaaatagaggAACAGGGGGACCCCTATGCAGCTCTGGCAGACATCCTACAGCAAAGCCTTCTCACACCTACTGCAAAGCTCTCTACTATTGCTGAGTGActattctttaaaataagtaGGAACATTGGCATCAGATGCCCTCTAAAATCTTGTCTCTGTCCATCAGTCTGGTTACTGAGGCAGCTCTGGTATCCATTAGGATGTGGGCTAGTTTGGGAGTACACTGATCTTTGAAGGTAATGACCTGCCTGCCTGAGCTTCCTATTGCAGTGAATTGCAGTCGCTCCATTTTAATATCCTAGAGTGACTGAGAGCTCAGGAATTCCAAATCAGAAACAACTCACCAATGAAATGACAAATTGTcgaaaaggaagaaaaaagatctgCTTCAAGTGAATCTGGAACAGATATATGGAGGTATTTGCCTTCTTCTGCCCACCTGTAAAAAGAGCACGTAGCATTACGTGGACCAGCAAAGCaactatgggaaaaaaattgtttgttgGAGGCAAGCTGataattttgtttgctgttacaTGTGTGagtttttcatcatttcattaCTAACATTATGATAAGGAATCGTTATGGTAAAACCCTAAGGCACTTGTAATGCAGAACCAGTTTCATTACTGATTTTCCATTTACCTGGTACTAGTACTCATGCCTTAACTTTATGCTACAGCTTCCTTTATCTGAGAGCTACATGCAAACAGATAAACTGAAAGCAAGCATGCCTTTGCAGCATGCATGTTGGCAGTCCTGTCAGCAGAGATCCCTGCTTCacttcagctgttttcttccaCAGCATCCTCCTCCTTCCAGAAGCTCAGAGAATTCAACACAGAGAACGAATGGGACAAACTGAAACGTGAAAGCATGACAGAGTGGAAAGTGCCAAGGGCTCCCAGTCCTTCCCTCACCCAGTCCATCCATGTCATGGCAGATGGCTGAAGGAAAGCACTGGTGCCATGCAGGTAGAGATCACAGAACTCAGTGTGAAATAGCACTCAaatctgctgtgaaaaaaaaccaGTTCTTCAGAGTTTACAGGCACTCACTCCTATGCTACCTCACTTTTTTCACAGACACAGATATTGGGAAAAATATACCCTGAACAACTTACAGCATTGCAGGCTGTTCAGAAATGTTGACTTGTGCTTTGATCTTCAAATCTTTCTGAATTTGTTGGTCG
The Lagopus muta isolate bLagMut1 chromosome 20, bLagMut1 primary, whole genome shotgun sequence genome window above contains:
- the TMEM120A gene encoding ion channel TACAN: MASVAECLREWEELQDGFQRIQDNHRLYKQKLEELTKLQDGISSCITRQKKRLKELSLSLKKCKTHVSPEQRESIQEIQSLIKERQNVFFEMEAYLPKKNGLYLSLVLGNVNVTLLSKQAKFAYKDEYEKFKLYLTIILLIVSFSCRFLLNSRVTDSAFNFLLVWYYCTLTIRESILINNGSKIKGWWVFHHHISTFLSGVMLTWPDGLMYQMFRNQFLSFSMYQSFVQFLQYYYQSGCLYRLRALGERHNMDLTVEGFQSWMWRGLTFLLPFLFFGQFWQLYNAVTLFRMLQHPECKEWQVLMCGLPFFILFLGNFFTTLRVVHQKFQNQSKDRKRN